In one Streptomyces sp. NBC_01288 genomic region, the following are encoded:
- a CDS encoding DUF5937 family protein, with protein MSVHIDITGLRPERIAFAPSPLGELCMALHAMSEPGHHPGLQGWVTGVTARLDPHLADRMCEADFLWRSTFSDLFLPYAGIPGRSTLPGATLAEELDLLDKLTDEQFVDAAMEFTTCAISYSTGGPGPLTDAGIRRRALEQAAARGPHQLAFTERLLADPPRTRAWLRQFLEDCDEAFFAETWSRTHHQLVADARHKTDLLHRKGLAEALTSMSTAVTLDESATRITIDKLGTGRTATQAGGLLLVPTALGWPHLTVLYRYGWQPVVHYPVHNTPKIASPTSLEQLTLRMTALSHPVRMRLCRSLARSAFTTSELTQVHGMTAPEISRHLGVLKKAGLITTRRRGRYVLHQLDVTMVARLGSDFLEGILR; from the coding sequence ATGAGCGTGCACATCGACATCACCGGGCTGCGGCCGGAGCGGATCGCCTTCGCGCCCTCGCCCCTGGGCGAGCTGTGCATGGCGCTGCACGCGATGTCCGAGCCGGGGCACCACCCCGGCCTCCAGGGCTGGGTCACCGGCGTCACCGCGCGGCTCGATCCGCATCTGGCCGACCGGATGTGCGAGGCGGACTTCCTGTGGCGGTCGACGTTCTCCGACCTGTTCCTGCCGTACGCGGGCATCCCTGGACGGAGCACGCTCCCCGGGGCCACGCTCGCCGAGGAGCTGGACCTGCTGGACAAGCTGACGGACGAGCAGTTCGTCGACGCGGCGATGGAGTTCACCACCTGCGCGATCTCCTACAGCACGGGCGGACCGGGCCCGCTCACCGACGCCGGCATCAGGCGGCGCGCCCTGGAGCAGGCCGCCGCGCGCGGGCCGCATCAACTGGCGTTCACCGAGCGGCTGTTGGCCGACCCGCCGCGGACCAGGGCCTGGCTGCGGCAGTTCCTGGAGGACTGCGACGAGGCGTTCTTCGCGGAGACCTGGTCCCGGACGCACCACCAACTCGTGGCCGACGCCCGCCACAAGACGGACCTCCTGCACCGCAAGGGCCTGGCGGAGGCGCTGACGTCGATGTCCACGGCGGTGACCCTCGACGAGAGCGCCACCCGCATCACGATCGACAAGCTCGGCACCGGCCGTACGGCGACCCAGGCAGGCGGCCTCCTCCTGGTCCCCACGGCCCTGGGCTGGCCGCACCTGACGGTCCTGTACCGGTACGGCTGGCAGCCCGTCGTGCACTACCCCGTGCACAACACCCCCAAGATCGCCTCACCGACCTCCCTGGAGCAGCTGACCCTGCGGATGACCGCCCTGTCCCACCCGGTCCGCATGCGCCTGTGCCGCAGCCTGGCCCGCAGCGCGTTCACCACCAGCGAGCTGACCCAGGTGCACGGCATGACCGCCCCCGAGATATCCCGCCACCTCGGCGTCCTGAAGAAGGCCGGCCTGATCACCACCCGCCGCCGCGGCCGTTACGTCCTGCACCAGCTGGACGTCACGATGGTGGCCCGCCTGGGCAGCGACTTCCTGGAGGGCATCCTCAGGTAG
- a CDS encoding Rossmann-like and DUF2520 domain-containing protein: MSTFQQPEPKDRPARLAVGVVGAGRVGPALAASLQLAGHRPVAVSGVSDASRRRAALMLPDAPVVTPAQVLECSDLVLLTVPDDALPGLVEGLADTGAVRPGQLLVHTSGRYGAKVLDPALRVGALPLALHPAMTFTGTPVDVQRLAGCSFGVTAPEELRLAAEALVIEMGGEPEWIAEESRPLYHAALALGANHLVTLVAESMELLRTAGVEAPDRMLGPLLGAALDNALRSGDAALTGPVARGDAGTVAAHVTELRKHAPQTVAGYLAMARATADRALAHGLLKPELAEDLLGVLANGTEGDAG; encoded by the coding sequence GTGAGTACATTCCAACAGCCAGAGCCCAAGGACCGCCCCGCGCGGCTCGCCGTCGGTGTCGTCGGCGCCGGCCGGGTGGGCCCCGCGCTGGCCGCCTCGCTCCAGCTGGCCGGGCACCGCCCGGTGGCCGTCTCCGGAGTGTCCGACGCGTCCAGGCGCCGGGCCGCGCTGATGCTCCCGGACGCGCCGGTCGTCACGCCCGCGCAGGTGCTGGAGTGCTCCGACCTGGTGCTGCTGACCGTCCCGGACGACGCCCTGCCCGGCCTCGTGGAGGGCCTCGCCGACACCGGGGCCGTACGCCCCGGGCAGCTGCTCGTGCACACCTCCGGGCGGTACGGCGCGAAGGTCCTGGACCCCGCTCTGCGGGTGGGCGCGCTGCCGCTGGCCCTGCACCCCGCGATGACGTTCACGGGCACTCCTGTGGACGTCCAGCGGCTCGCCGGGTGCTCCTTCGGGGTCACCGCGCCCGAGGAGCTGCGCCTGGCCGCCGAGGCCCTGGTGATCGAGATGGGCGGCGAGCCCGAGTGGATCGCCGAGGAGAGCCGCCCGCTCTACCACGCGGCCCTCGCGCTGGGCGCCAACCACCTGGTGACCCTGGTCGCCGAGTCCATGGAGCTGTTGCGCACGGCCGGTGTCGAAGCCCCCGACCGGATGCTCGGCCCGCTGCTGGGCGCCGCCCTGGACAACGCCCTGCGCTCCGGCGACGCGGCGCTCACCGGCCCCGTCGCGCGCGGGGACGCGGGCACCGTCGCCGCGCACGTCACCGAGTTGCGCAAGCACGCTCCGCAGACCGTCGCGGGCTATCTGGCGATGGCCCGCGCGACCGCCGACCGGGCCCTGGCCCACGGGCTGCTGAAGCCGGAGCTCGCCGAGGACCTCCTCGGGGTGCTCGCCAACGGCACCGAGGGAGATGCCGGATGA
- a CDS encoding BlaI/MecI/CopY family transcriptional regulator yields the protein MGELEDSVMTRVWKWNRPVTVREVLEDLQRERSIAYTTVMTVLDNLHQKGWVRREAEGRAYRYEAVSTRAAYSAALMNDAWSQSDNPAAALVAFFGMMSDEQREALRSAVRIVQGPETPAPADGVQNPGSAPSGGGR from the coding sequence TTGGGAGAACTCGAAGACTCGGTCATGACGCGGGTGTGGAAGTGGAACCGCCCGGTGACCGTTCGAGAAGTCCTGGAAGACCTTCAGCGGGAACGGTCCATCGCGTACACCACGGTGATGACCGTTTTGGACAATCTCCATCAGAAGGGCTGGGTGCGTCGTGAGGCGGAAGGCCGGGCCTATCGATATGAGGCGGTCTCCACACGAGCCGCCTACTCCGCCGCCCTGATGAACGACGCCTGGTCCCAGAGCGACAACCCCGCGGCCGCTCTCGTCGCCTTCTTCGGGATGATGAGCGACGAACAGCGCGAGGCCCTCCGCAGCGCCGTACGCATCGTTCAGGGACCGGAAACACCCGCACCGGCGGATGGCGTCCAGAACCCCGGCTCCGCGCCCTCGGGCGGCGGGCGATAG
- a CDS encoding threonine aldolase family protein has product MSDTAEQGEEQAEQGEQEAEPTTDEERVLARRKRRLSANRNAERTLARLGFLDPLRERLAFLQEAAELYDLDETSDMYGGGIVETLEKRVAELLGKEAAAFFPTGTMAQQVALRCWAGRTGNPTVALHPLAHPEVHERNAFSQVSGLRPVHVTSEPRQPTADEVRDFPEPFGTLMLELPLRDAGLVLPSWEELSAVVEAARERDAVVHFDGARLWESATHFGRPLGEIADLADSVYVSFYKSLDALGGAALVGPKTLIDEAKTWRHRYGGMVFQQFPTVLTALAGLDRELPRLPSYVAHARVVAEALREGFAAAGVPWIRVHPEQPHTNEFQVWLPYDLDTVTEAAIRQAEETKTALFSNPWDAKGPGLAVTEVYVRAAALEWTADNVKAAVAGFVVRLKEETAG; this is encoded by the coding sequence ATGAGCGATACGGCGGAACAGGGCGAAGAGCAGGCGGAGCAGGGCGAACAGGAGGCGGAGCCGACGACCGACGAGGAACGCGTCCTGGCGCGCCGCAAACGGCGCCTCAGCGCGAACCGGAACGCGGAGCGCACACTCGCGCGCCTCGGTTTCCTGGACCCGCTCCGCGAGCGGCTCGCGTTCCTCCAGGAGGCGGCCGAGCTGTACGACCTGGACGAGACGTCGGACATGTACGGCGGCGGCATCGTCGAGACCCTGGAGAAGCGGGTCGCCGAACTGCTCGGCAAGGAGGCAGCGGCCTTCTTCCCCACCGGCACGATGGCGCAGCAGGTCGCCCTGCGCTGCTGGGCCGGCCGTACCGGCAACCCGACCGTCGCCCTGCACCCGCTCGCCCACCCCGAAGTACACGAACGGAACGCGTTCAGCCAGGTCAGCGGGCTCCGCCCGGTCCATGTGACGAGCGAGCCCCGACAGCCGACCGCCGACGAGGTGCGCGACTTCCCGGAGCCCTTCGGGACGCTGATGCTCGAACTGCCCCTCCGGGACGCCGGTTTGGTCCTGCCCTCCTGGGAGGAACTCTCCGCCGTCGTCGAGGCCGCCCGCGAACGCGACGCGGTGGTCCACTTCGACGGCGCCCGCCTCTGGGAGTCCGCCACCCACTTCGGCCGCCCGCTCGGCGAGATCGCCGACCTCGCCGACAGCGTCTACGTGTCGTTCTACAAGTCCCTCGACGCCCTCGGCGGTGCCGCGCTCGTCGGCCCGAAGACCCTCATCGACGAGGCGAAGACCTGGCGGCACCGCTACGGGGGCATGGTCTTCCAGCAGTTCCCCACCGTGCTGACCGCCCTCGCGGGCCTGGACCGGGAGCTGCCCCGGCTGCCTTCGTACGTGGCCCACGCGCGCGTGGTCGCCGAGGCGCTGCGCGAGGGGTTCGCGGCGGCCGGGGTGCCCTGGATACGCGTCCACCCCGAGCAGCCGCACACGAACGAGTTCCAGGTCTGGCTACCGTACGACCTCGACACCGTCACGGAGGCCGCGATCCGCCAGGCCGAGGAGACCAAGACCGCCCTCTTCTCCAATCCCTGGGACGCGAAGGGCCCGGGCCTGGCGGTCACCGAGGTCTACGTCCGCGCCGCCGCCCTGGAGTGGACGGCCGACAACGTGAAGGCGGCGGTCGCGGGCTTCGTGGTCCGGCTGAAGGAGGAGACGGCCGGCTAG
- the nadC gene encoding carboxylating nicotinate-nucleotide diphosphorylase, with translation MSTHDLPLADSGGCGDGCACGAGAEVEYMECGLDPALAELLADAGLDPLEVEDIANVAIQEDLAGGVDVTTIATIPEEAVATADFTAREAGVVAGLRVAEAVVSVVCTDEFEVERHVEDGDRVEAGQKLLSVTTRTRDLLTAERSALNILCRLSGIATATRAWADALEGTKAKVRDTRKTTPGLRSLEKYAVRSGGGVNHRMSLSDAALVKDNHVVAAGGVAQAFKAVREAFPDVPIEVEVDTLHQLRDVLDAGADLILLDNFTPGECAEAVGIVDGRAALEASGRLTLDNAKAYADTGVDYLAVGALTHSAPILDIGLDLREAQ, from the coding sequence GTGAGCACCCACGACCTTCCCCTCGCCGACAGCGGCGGTTGCGGCGACGGCTGTGCCTGCGGCGCGGGCGCCGAAGTGGAGTACATGGAGTGCGGCCTCGACCCCGCGCTCGCCGAACTCCTCGCCGACGCCGGACTCGACCCCCTGGAGGTCGAGGACATCGCCAACGTCGCCATCCAGGAGGACCTGGCAGGCGGCGTCGACGTGACGACGATCGCGACCATCCCAGAAGAGGCCGTCGCCACTGCCGACTTCACCGCGCGCGAGGCCGGCGTCGTGGCGGGCCTGAGGGTCGCCGAAGCGGTGGTCTCCGTGGTCTGCACCGACGAGTTCGAGGTCGAGCGGCATGTCGAGGACGGCGACCGCGTGGAGGCCGGGCAGAAGCTCCTGTCGGTCACCACGCGCACGCGTGACCTGTTGACCGCCGAGCGCAGCGCGCTCAACATCCTGTGCCGCCTCTCCGGCATCGCGACCGCCACGCGCGCGTGGGCCGACGCCCTGGAGGGCACGAAGGCGAAGGTCCGCGACACCCGTAAGACGACGCCGGGACTGCGCTCCCTGGAGAAGTACGCGGTCCGGAGCGGCGGTGGCGTCAACCACCGCATGTCCCTCTCGGACGCGGCCCTCGTCAAGGACAACCACGTGGTCGCCGCGGGCGGCGTCGCGCAGGCCTTCAAGGCCGTACGGGAGGCTTTCCCGGACGTGCCGATCGAGGTCGAGGTCGACACGCTGCACCAGCTCCGCGACGTCCTGGACGCCGGCGCGGACCTGATCCTGCTGGACAACTTCACGCCCGGGGAGTGCGCGGAGGCCGTCGGCATCGTGGACGGCCGCGCCGCCCTGGAGGCCTCGGGCAGGCTCACCCTGGACAACGCCAAGGCGTACGCCGATACCGGAGTGGACTACCTCGCCGTAGGCGCCCTGACCCACTCCGCGCCCATCCTGGACATCGGCCTCGACCTCCGTGAGGCGCAGTAG
- a CDS encoding sensor histidine kinase, with the protein MQRLYDFLRRHPTWVDTFWAVFLLGLSGVSIASTSYASGRHGTAAGAIGASAVMCVAIALRRRWPEKMLVLAGATGLAQLVLDVEPVVADFAMLVIVYTVAAVGARWASRFALAAGLSAATLAQIRWPQEHTSSAGLVALAIFQTVPFALAWVLGDSMRTRRAYFAQLEERAARLEKEREAQAKVAVAAERARIARELHDVVAHNVSVMVVQADGAAYVLDSAPDQAKKALETISSTGRQALAEMRRLLGVLRTGEHKEAGEYVPQPDVEQIDDLVEQCRTSGLPVDFKVEGTPRPLPSGVELTAYRIVQEALTNTRKHGGPNTGASVRLVYFDDGLGLLVEDDGKGAPHELYEEGGADGQGHGLIGMRERVGMVGGTLDAGPRPGGGFRISALLPLKPAH; encoded by the coding sequence GTGCAGCGCCTCTACGACTTCCTCCGCAGACACCCGACATGGGTCGACACCTTCTGGGCTGTCTTCCTGCTGGGGCTGAGCGGCGTGAGCATCGCGAGTACCAGCTACGCGTCGGGCCGGCACGGGACGGCCGCCGGGGCGATCGGGGCGTCCGCCGTGATGTGTGTGGCGATCGCGCTGCGCCGCCGCTGGCCGGAGAAGATGCTCGTCCTGGCCGGCGCGACGGGCCTCGCGCAACTGGTCCTCGACGTCGAGCCCGTGGTGGCCGACTTCGCCATGCTGGTGATCGTCTACACGGTCGCCGCGGTCGGTGCCCGCTGGGCCTCCCGCTTCGCCCTGGCCGCCGGTCTGTCCGCGGCGACCCTGGCGCAGATCCGCTGGCCGCAGGAGCACACCAGTTCCGCCGGGCTGGTCGCGCTGGCGATCTTCCAGACGGTGCCGTTCGCGCTGGCCTGGGTGCTCGGCGACTCGATGCGCACGCGGCGCGCGTACTTCGCGCAGCTGGAGGAGCGCGCCGCGCGGCTGGAGAAGGAGCGCGAGGCGCAGGCGAAGGTCGCGGTCGCCGCCGAGCGCGCCCGCATCGCACGCGAGCTGCACGACGTGGTCGCGCACAACGTGTCGGTCATGGTGGTCCAGGCCGACGGCGCCGCCTATGTCCTCGACTCCGCGCCGGACCAGGCGAAGAAGGCCCTGGAGACGATCTCCTCCACCGGCCGCCAGGCCCTCGCCGAGATGCGCCGTCTACTGGGCGTGCTGCGCACCGGCGAGCACAAGGAGGCCGGCGAGTACGTCCCGCAGCCGGACGTCGAGCAGATCGACGACCTGGTCGAGCAGTGCCGTACGTCCGGACTGCCCGTCGACTTCAAGGTCGAGGGCACCCCGCGCCCGCTGCCCAGTGGCGTCGAGCTGACGGCGTACCGGATCGTCCAGGAGGCGCTCACCAACACCCGCAAGCACGGCGGCCCGAACACGGGCGCCAGCGTGCGGCTGGTCTACTTCGACGACGGACTCGGGCTGCTCGTCGAGGACGACGGCAAGGGCGCCCCGCACGAGCTGTACGAGGAGGGCGGCGCGGACGGCCAGGGGCATGGTCTGATCGGTATGCGTGAGCGGGTGGGCATGGTCGGGGGCACGCTCGACGCGGGACCGCGACCGGGCGGCGGCTTCCGTATCAGCGCGCTGCTGCCGCTGAAACCCGCGCACTGA
- the panC gene encoding pantoate--beta-alanine ligase translates to MTTTLLRTADELHARTRTGRRVVVMTMGALHEGHATLVRTAREIAGPDGEVVVTVFVNPLQFGKGEDLDRYPRTLDADLKIAEQAGADVVFAPSVDEVYPGGEPQVRISAGPMGERLEGAVRPGHFDGMLTVVAKLLHLTRPDAALFGQKDAQQLALIRRMVRDLNFGMDIVGVPTVREADGLALSSRNRYLSPRERRTALALSQALFAGRDRHAAQEALRARAREVPATHARAEALSAIGESRAAADAHAVAKAAPGPGNPASVRAAARLVLDSAARLDPPLALDYLALVDPSDFTDVEEDFTGEAVLAVAARVGTTRLIDNIPLAFGTLGAAS, encoded by the coding sequence ATGACCACCACCTTGCTGCGCACCGCCGACGAACTCCACGCACGCACGCGTACGGGCCGTCGCGTCGTCGTCATGACGATGGGCGCCCTGCACGAGGGCCACGCCACGCTCGTCCGCACGGCCCGCGAGATCGCCGGACCGGACGGCGAGGTCGTGGTCACCGTCTTCGTGAACCCGCTGCAGTTCGGCAAGGGCGAGGACCTCGACCGCTACCCGCGCACCCTGGACGCCGACCTCAAGATCGCCGAACAGGCGGGCGCCGACGTCGTGTTCGCGCCCTCCGTGGACGAGGTCTACCCCGGCGGCGAACCCCAGGTGCGCATCTCCGCGGGCCCCATGGGCGAACGCCTGGAGGGCGCGGTCCGCCCCGGCCACTTCGACGGCATGCTCACCGTCGTCGCCAAGCTGCTGCACCTCACCCGCCCCGACGCCGCCCTGTTCGGCCAGAAGGACGCCCAGCAGCTCGCCCTGATCCGTCGCATGGTGCGCGACCTGAACTTCGGCATGGACATCGTGGGCGTGCCGACCGTGCGCGAGGCCGACGGCCTGGCCCTGTCCAGCCGCAACCGCTATCTGTCCCCCCGGGAGCGGCGTACCGCACTCGCCCTCTCCCAGGCCCTGTTCGCGGGCCGCGACCGGCACGCTGCCCAGGAGGCGCTCCGCGCGCGGGCCCGTGAGGTGCCCGCCACGCACGCGCGTGCCGAGGCGCTCAGTGCCATCGGCGAGTCCCGCGCGGCGGCCGACGCGCACGCCGTCGCCAAGGCGGCCCCCGGCCCCGGAAACCCGGCGTCCGTCCGGGCGGCCGCCCGCCTGGTCCTCGACAGCGCCGCCCGCCTGGACCCGCCGCTCGCCCTGGACTACCTCGCCCTGGTCGACCCGTCCGACTTCACGGACGTCGAAGAGGACTTCACCGGGGAGGCCGTCCTCGCCGTCGCCGCCCGGGTCGGGACGACCCGGCTGATCGACAACATCCCACTCGCTTTCGGAACCCTCGGAGCCGCCTCGTGA
- a CDS encoding response regulator transcription factor, whose product MAIRVMLVDDQVLLRTGFRMVLAAQPDMEVVAEAGDGVEALQVLAATAVDVVLMDVRMPKLDGVETTRRICQGENPPKVLILTTFDLDEYAFSGLKAGASGFMLKDVPPGELLTAIRSVHSGDAVVAPSTTRRLLDRFAPMLPATGKEPRHKELERLTEREREVMILVAQGLSNGEIAARLVLSEATVKTHVGRILTKLGLRDRVQVVVLAYETGLVRAGGHG is encoded by the coding sequence ATGGCGATCCGCGTGATGCTCGTCGACGACCAGGTGCTGCTGCGCACCGGGTTCCGGATGGTGCTCGCCGCCCAGCCGGACATGGAGGTCGTCGCCGAGGCGGGCGACGGCGTCGAGGCCCTTCAGGTGCTTGCCGCGACCGCGGTCGACGTGGTGCTGATGGACGTCCGTATGCCGAAGCTGGACGGGGTGGAGACCACCCGCCGCATCTGCCAGGGCGAGAACCCGCCGAAGGTGTTGATCCTGACCACCTTCGACCTCGACGAGTACGCCTTCTCCGGGCTGAAGGCCGGCGCCTCCGGATTCATGCTCAAGGACGTGCCGCCCGGCGAACTCCTCACCGCGATCCGCTCCGTGCACAGCGGTGACGCCGTGGTGGCGCCCTCGACGACCCGGCGCCTCCTGGACCGCTTCGCCCCGATGCTGCCCGCCACCGGCAAGGAGCCCCGGCACAAGGAGCTGGAGCGCCTCACCGAGCGCGAGCGCGAGGTCATGATCCTCGTCGCCCAGGGCCTGTCCAACGGCGAGATCGCGGCCCGTCTGGTGCTGTCCGAGGCGACCGTGAAGACCCATGTGGGCCGCATCCTGACCAAACTCGGCCTGCGGGACCGGGTGCAGGTGGTCGTCCTGGCCTACGAGACGGGGCTGGTACGGGCGGGCGGCCACGGCTGA
- a CDS encoding L-aspartate oxidase encodes MTSTGIRLHAPAPGWSIDADVVVVGSGVAGLTAALRCEAAGLRTVVVTKARLDDGSTRWAQGGIAAALGEGDTPEQHLDDTLVAGAGLCDEEAVRILVTEGPDAVRRLIETGAHFDESSEGGLELAREGGHHRRRIAHAGGDATGAEVSRALVEAVHARGLRTIENALVLDLLTDAEGRTAGVTLHVMGEGQHDGVGAVHAPAVVLATGGMGQVFSATTNPSVSTGDGVALALRAGAEVSDLEFVQFHPTVLFLGADAEGQQPLVSEAVRGEGAHLVDADGVRFMVGQHELAELAPRDIVAKGIMRRMQEQDAEHMFLDARHFGADMWEHRFPTILAACRSHGIDPVTEPVPVAPAAHYASGGVRTDSRGRTTVPGLYACGEVACTGVHGANRLASNSLLEGLVYAERIVADITGNQADITGSEAENALHARVPEPVPHPQKPAHPLLAPEARFAIQRIMTEGAGVLRSADSLAKAAGQLQRLHTDARDALDENGKTAEPGVDTWEATNLLCVARVLVTAAERREETRGCHWREDHAERDDTAWHRHIVVRLNPDRTLAVHTTDTADFPPTRQHRPQEQ; translated from the coding sequence GTGACCAGCACAGGCATACGACTGCACGCACCCGCCCCGGGTTGGTCCATCGACGCCGACGTCGTGGTCGTCGGCTCCGGAGTGGCCGGCCTGACCGCGGCCCTGCGCTGCGAGGCGGCCGGGCTGCGGACGGTCGTCGTCACCAAGGCCCGCCTCGACGACGGCTCCACCCGCTGGGCCCAGGGCGGCATCGCCGCGGCCCTCGGGGAGGGCGACACCCCCGAACAGCACCTGGACGACACCCTGGTGGCCGGTGCGGGCCTGTGCGACGAGGAGGCCGTACGGATCCTCGTCACCGAGGGCCCGGACGCCGTACGACGACTCATCGAGACCGGCGCCCACTTCGACGAGTCCTCCGAAGGAGGACTGGAGCTGGCCCGCGAGGGCGGCCACCACCGGCGCCGGATCGCGCACGCGGGCGGTGACGCGACCGGCGCGGAGGTCTCCAGGGCGCTCGTCGAGGCCGTACACGCGCGTGGGCTGCGGACGATCGAGAACGCGCTGGTGCTGGACCTCCTGACGGATGCCGAGGGGCGTACGGCGGGCGTCACCCTGCACGTCATGGGCGAGGGCCAGCACGACGGTGTGGGCGCCGTGCACGCACCCGCCGTGGTCCTCGCGACCGGCGGCATGGGGCAGGTCTTCTCGGCCACCACCAACCCGTCAGTGTCGACCGGCGACGGGGTCGCACTCGCCCTCCGCGCGGGTGCCGAGGTCTCCGACCTGGAGTTCGTGCAGTTCCACCCGACCGTGCTGTTCCTCGGCGCCGACGCGGAGGGCCAGCAGCCCCTCGTCTCCGAGGCGGTGCGCGGCGAGGGCGCCCACCTGGTCGACGCCGACGGCGTGCGCTTCATGGTGGGCCAGCACGAACTCGCCGAGCTGGCGCCCCGGGACATCGTCGCCAAGGGCATCATGCGGCGCATGCAGGAGCAGGACGCCGAGCACATGTTCCTGGATGCCCGGCACTTCGGCGCCGACATGTGGGAGCACCGTTTCCCGACGATCCTCGCCGCCTGCCGCAGCCACGGCATCGACCCGGTCACCGAGCCCGTCCCGGTAGCCCCGGCCGCCCACTACGCCTCCGGGGGCGTCCGCACCGACTCACGGGGCCGTACGACCGTCCCCGGCCTGTACGCGTGCGGCGAGGTCGCCTGCACCGGCGTGCACGGCGCGAACCGGCTCGCCTCCAACTCCCTTCTCGAAGGCCTCGTCTACGCCGAGCGGATCGTCGCGGACATCACCGGGAACCAGGCCGACATCACCGGGAGCGAGGCCGAGAACGCCCTCCACGCGCGTGTGCCCGAGCCGGTTCCGCACCCCCAGAAGCCCGCGCATCCGTTGCTCGCCCCGGAGGCCCGCTTCGCGATCCAGCGGATCATGACCGAGGGCGCGGGCGTCCTGCGCTCCGCGGACTCCCTCGCCAAGGCCGCCGGACAGCTCCAGCGACTGCACACCGACGCCCGTGACGCCCTCGACGAGAACGGCAAGACCGCCGAGCCCGGCGTCGACACCTGGGAGGCCACCAACCTCCTGTGCGTGGCCCGCGTCCTGGTCACCGCCGCCGAGCGGCGCGAGGAGACCCGGGGCTGCCACTGGCGCGAGGACCACGCCGAGCGCGACGACACCGCCTGGCACCGCCACATCGTCGTACGGCTGAATCCCGACCGCACGCTGGCCGTACACACCACGGACACCGCAGACTTCCCCCCGACCCGGCAGCACCGTCCCCAGGAGCAGTGA
- a CDS encoding type III pantothenate kinase, producing MLLTIDVGNTHTVLGLFDGEEIIEHWRISTDARRTADELAVLLQGLMGMHPLLGEELGDGIDGIAICATVPSVLHELREVTRRYYGDVPAVLVEPGVKTGVPILTDNPKEVGADRIINAVAAVELYGGPAIVVDFGTATTFDAVSARGEYIGGVIAPGIEISVEALGVKGAQLRKIEVARPRSVIGKNTVEAMQSGIVYGFAGQVDGVVTRMAKELADDPEDVTVIATGGLAPMVLGEASVIDEHEPWLTLIGLRLVYERNVSRM from the coding sequence ATGCTCCTCACGATCGACGTGGGCAACACGCACACCGTCCTCGGCCTGTTCGACGGCGAGGAGATCATCGAGCACTGGCGCATCTCCACGGACGCGCGGCGCACCGCCGACGAACTCGCCGTACTCCTCCAGGGCCTCATGGGCATGCACCCGCTCCTCGGAGAGGAGCTGGGCGACGGCATCGACGGCATCGCGATCTGCGCCACCGTCCCGTCCGTCCTGCACGAACTGCGCGAGGTCACCCGCCGCTACTACGGCGACGTGCCCGCCGTCCTCGTCGAACCGGGCGTCAAGACGGGCGTCCCGATCCTCACCGACAACCCCAAGGAGGTCGGCGCGGACCGCATCATCAACGCGGTTGCCGCGGTCGAGCTCTACGGCGGCCCGGCGATCGTCGTCGACTTCGGCACGGCGACCACGTTCGACGCGGTCTCCGCGCGCGGGGAGTACATCGGCGGTGTCATCGCCCCCGGTATCGAGATCTCGGTCGAGGCCCTCGGCGTCAAGGGCGCCCAACTCCGCAAGATCGAGGTGGCCCGGCCGCGCAGCGTGATCGGCAAGAACACCGTCGAGGCGATGCAGTCGGGCATCGTCTACGGCTTCGCCGGCCAGGTCGACGGCGTCGTCACCCGCATGGCCAAGGAACTGGCCGACGACCCCGAGGACGTCACCGTCATCGCGACCGGCGGCCTGGCCCCGATGGTCCTGGGCGAAGCCTCGGTGATCGACGAGCACGAGCCCTGGCTGACGCTGATCGGCCTGCGACTGGTCTACGAGAGGAACGTCTCGCGGATGTGA